Part of the Bacillota bacterium genome is shown below.
TCCGTAGCCTGCCGCAGACAACCTCTGAGGTTCCAGGCCCATCTCCTCCACGAGGTACCTGACCACCGTCGTAGCCCGGGCCGTGGAGAGCTCCCAGTTGGTGGGATACTCCGCATTCTCCCGAAGAGGTATGTCGTCGGTACTGCCTTCTACTATGATCTGGTTGGGGATGGGGGCAATGAACTTCACCAGACCCGCGAGAAGTTTGCGCGAATCTGGACGGAGAACCGCCTTCCCCAAGTCGAACAGGACCGTGTCGGTGAACCGAAGGAGAAGTCCACGGCGGTTCAACTCGATGTGCACCCTGCTATCCAGCCCCTCCTGGTGAAGGTAGCTCTGTAACCTTGTCTTGAGTTCCATCAGCTCGTCGACTTGACTCGTGTCAGTGTCCAGCTGGGATGGGCTCTCAACCGAGTTAGGGAGCTCGCCCGGGTCCAGGAACCGGGGCCCGCCCGTCAGGATACCCAACGCCGCCTGCAGCGAGATCACTGCCTCTCGAAACCGCACTATGTCCACGGTGGAAAAAACGAAGAGCATGATGAAGAAAGCCAGAAGCAGTGACATCATGTCGGCATAAGTAGTGATCCACGCCGCGTTCTGCGCGGACTGCTCAGGTTGCCTGCGCCGCCTCACCTCGCCGCTGCCCTCCCTTCGACTTGCTCAGTTGCGGGCCCTTGACGTCTTTGGGCACGTCTCGCTTCCTCCAGCACCTCCGCCCTTCGCCGGTCTTTAGGGGCAAGGAAGCCTCGAAGTTTCTCCTCCACTATGCGGGGGTTTTCGCCAGACTGTATCGAGAGGATCCCCTCCAGCATCATCTCCTTCTCCCGCACCTCTGAAAGGCTTTTCAGCTCGAGTTTGGTCGCGATTGGGCTCGAGATCAGATTCGCAATGAGTGCGCCATACAAGGTTGTGACCAGGGCGACCGCCATCCCCGGGCCGATGGTGTTCGGTTCGTCAAGCTTCCGCAGCATGAGCACGAGACCGATGAGGGTCCCTATCATGCCGAACGCAGGCGCGTATGCGGTGATCGAGTCGAACACTCTCTTGCCGATTCTGTGCCGATCCTCGAGGTAACTCAAGTCGGTTTCGAGGATGTCCCGGACCAGCTCGGGATCTGTCCCATCCACTACCAACTGAATTCCGCGCTTGAGAAACTCGTCCGCTTCCTCAGTTGCGCTGTCCTCGAGGGCGAGAAGGCCTTCCCGCCTGGCCTTCTCAGCCAGAGAGACGAGTCTCTGTATGACGTCCAGGGGATCTCGTTCACGGGAGGTAAATGCCACTCTGGTTATGCGGAGCACCCCGCTCACCTGTGCCAGGGAGAAGCTCATTGTGACTGCGGCAAAGGTTCCTCCCACCGTTATGAGAAGGGACTTCAGGTCCCAGAACGGCCTGAGACCTGCCCCGCCGTCGATGAGCGCCCAGATTATGCACGCTATTCCGAGGAGGAACCCTCCGATGGTCGCCGCGTCCATCGTGACACCTCGCTACTCGGCCCATCTCTCCACAATTACTGCTCTTCGGTTCACACGCCGCCGGTACCGGATGATCTCCGACACCACCTGCTCCACCGGCTCGGACACTATGATTCTGGAACCGTTGGTCAGGGTGATCACGGTGTCAGGTGTCGCCGCGACAGTCTCGACGAATTCCGCGTTCACGTAGACCTGTACGCCATTGAGCTTAGTAACACGGATCACCCTGCACACCCCCTTTTGCCGCCGGGCGAGACGGAGCCCCACCCCGCCCGGCCACACGACTCCCTTACTTGGGCGGTCAGCGTCTGAGTGCGAGTAGGTCCTGGAGCATCTCGTCGGCAGTGGTGATCATCCTCGAGTTCGCCTGGAACCCTCTCTGAGTGATGATCATGTCGGTGAACTCCCGGGCCAGGTCCACGTTGGACATCTCCAGAGTCGCACCGAGGATTGAACCCCGGCCTCCCTGGGTTGCCACCCCTAGCTGTGGATTCCCGGAGTTGGTGGTTTCCGCGAACATGTTGGCGGACGCACGCGAGAGGCCTTCAGGGTTCGCGAAAGACGCCACCGCTATCTGCCCGAGCACTTCATACTGTCCGTTGGAATACACTCCGGTTATCACCCCGGTGTCGTCTATGTTGAAGGTCTCGAGAGATCCCGCAGGAAATCCATCCTGGTAACTCCAGTTTACCGATGATCCCTGCCCGTACTGGGTCAGAGCCGCGAAGTCCACCTCGATGCTGACCGGAGCTGCGCCGTTGCCGGGATTGAAGCTGATGGTCGTCCCCACCACGGAGTCCACCCGGCCTTCAGGTGTGAAGGTCACAGTCCCGGAACCGATCGTGGTGGCAGGATCACCGAACTCGGCCGACCACGCCCACGTATTGTCAGGCGGCGATGCCTGCTTGGTGTAGGTCACAGTGATGGAGTGTTGCACTCCCAGGGAATCGTAGATCGGCACAGCCGTGGCCCATGTTCCGCCGTCTGTCGCCTCTGCATCGAGATTGCCCACGAACCCCACTTTGGCAGTGGCCCTGGCAGTCATGCTCTGGCCCAGTGGTATGCTCAAAGCCTGCAACGGCTGGCTGGTATCTATTGATCCTGACGAGTTTGCCATCCAGCCCTGCACTCGGAACCCGGTGGACGGGTGGGTGAGCTGGCCTCCAGCGTCGATGGAGAACGCGCCGTCCCTCGTGAACAGGAGGCTTCCCGCCGAGTTGCGGACCACGAAGAACCCGTTCCCCTGGATCGCCATGTCCGTCAGCTTCCCAGTGCCCTCCATGTTGCCCTGGGTGAACACCGTGTCGATCGCCCGGGTCATGACCCCCAGGCCCACTTGCATCAGGTTGATTCCGCCTTTGACACCTTCCTTCGGCGCAACGGCACCCCTCAGGGTCTGGGACAGGGCATCCTGGAAAGTAACCCTCCCGTACTTGAAACCTACGGTGTTCACGTTAGCTATGTTGTTGCCGATGACATCCATCCGCAACTGGTGGCTGCGGGTTCCGGAGACACCGGCGAACATCGACCGCATCATCTTTCATCTGACCTCCATTCGTGCTGGCGCTTCTCGGCCGCCTCAGTCGGAGACGGCCCGGGGCTCCCTCATAGAGGTCCGGCCCCTCACACAATCACCGCGCTGTCTATGTTCGTGAAGACGTTCTCCCGGATACTCTCTCCGTCCACTGCCGTGATCACTGTCCGGTTCCTGACACTAACCACGAACGCCTTGTCGTCCATGAGGATCAGCGACTCTCGAGCCCCTTTCGCGGCCGCGCGATCGACCGCGCCCTTGAGTTTCGCCAGGTCATTCCCGCCGAGCTGTATTTGCCTCGCACCGATCCGGGCCTGCGCGTGCGCTGAGAACTTGATCTGGCCCGCGCCGAGTTGCTCCGCAAGCACGCCGCGGAAATCCATCCCCGGTGCCACCTGGCGTTCACGGATGGGAGAAGGCTGCCCAACCGGTT
Proteins encoded:
- a CDS encoding flagellar motor protein MotB, producing MRRRRQPEQSAQNAAWITTYADMMSLLLAFFIMLFVFSTVDIVRFREAVISLQAALGILTGGPRFLDPGELPNSVESPSQLDTDTSQVDELMELKTRLQSYLHQEGLDSRVHIELNRRGLLLRFTDTVLFDLGKAVLRPDSRKLLAGLVKFIAPIPNQIIVEGSTDDIPLRENAEYPTNWELSTARATTVVRYLVEEMGLEPQRLSAAGYGEYRPVLPNTSDSNRAQNRRVDIVIVARDENDVPGR
- a CDS encoding motility protein A, whose amino-acid sequence is MDAATIGGFLLGIACIIWALIDGGAGLRPFWDLKSLLITVGGTFAAVTMSFSLAQVSGVLRITRVAFTSRERDPLDVIQRLVSLAEKARREGLLALEDSATEEADEFLKRGIQLVVDGTDPELVRDILETDLSYLEDRHRIGKRVFDSITAYAPAFGMIGTLIGLVLMLRKLDEPNTIGPGMAVALVTTLYGALIANLISSPIATKLELKSLSEVREKEMMLEGILSIQSGENPRIVEEKLRGFLAPKDRRRAEVLEEARRAQRRQGPATEQVEGRAAAR
- a CDS encoding flagellar FlbD family protein; its protein translation is MIRVTKLNGVQVYVNAEFVETVAATPDTVITLTNGSRIIVSEPVEQVVSEIIRYRRRVNRRAVIVERWAE
- a CDS encoding flagellar hook protein FlgE, coding for MMRSMFAGVSGTRSHQLRMDVIGNNIANVNTVGFKYGRVTFQDALSQTLRGAVAPKEGVKGGINLMQVGLGVMTRAIDTVFTQGNMEGTGKLTDMAIQGNGFFVVRNSAGSLLFTRDGAFSIDAGGQLTHPSTGFRVQGWMANSSGSIDTSQPLQALSIPLGQSMTARATAKVGFVGNLDAEATDGGTWATAVPIYDSLGVQHSITVTYTKQASPPDNTWAWSAEFGDPATTIGSGTVTFTPEGRVDSVVGTTISFNPGNGAAPVSIEVDFAALTQYGQGSSVNWSYQDGFPAGSLETFNIDDTGVITGVYSNGQYEVLGQIAVASFANPEGLSRASANMFAETTNSGNPQLGVATQGGRGSILGATLEMSNVDLAREFTDMIITQRGFQANSRMITTADEMLQDLLALRR